In Pochonia chlamydosporia 170 chromosome Unknown PCv3seq00019, whole genome shotgun sequence, one DNA window encodes the following:
- a CDS encoding restless-like transposase (similar to Metarhizium robertsii ARSEF 23 XP_007826756.1), whose product MSTSTSLSPSPAPTVSPSPTSPAQTPPFNPTTFSAQAPYPEPPDEFVQDRVRYVKRVILANKGYHPGSSHIWKYGLQYVRGSDTKEVYYCHECAVGKYKQELFVINGTSRVRNHLEKKHRIDSQTGIRRKFCTQKSVLDLQKDAAASSTFFWKDSVEKFKELLIRWIVYCHIAFFQLENQYFRELLFFLNPAL is encoded by the coding sequence atgtcaacttcaacatctcTTTCGCCGTCTCCTGCTCCTACCGTATCACCCTCTCCCACTTCACCCGCCCAAACGCCGCCATTTAATCCCACCACGTTTTCAGCGCAGGCCCCATATCCTGAGCCGCCAGACGAGTTTGTCCAGGACCGTGTCAGGTATGTTAAGCGCGTAATACTCGCAAATAAAGGATATCACCCGGGTTCGTCTCACATTTGGAAGTACGGCCTCCAATACGTCCGAGGCAGTGATACGAAAGAGGTGTATTACTGCCACGAATGTGCGGTTGGAAAGTACAAGCAAGAATTGTTTGTTATCAATGGTACCTCTAGAGTCAGAAATCatcttgagaagaagcatCGGATTGACTCCCAGACTGGTATCAGGAGGAAATTTTGCACCCAGAAGTCAGTACTCGATTTACagaaagatgctgcagcttcCAGTACCTTCTTCTGGAAGGACTCGGTTGAGAAGTTCAAAGAACTTTTGATCCGCTGGATTGTATACTGCCACATTGCTTTCTTTCAACTGGAGAATCAGTATTTCCGCGAactcctcttctttctgAATCCGGCGTTATGA